From the genome of Oncorhynchus clarkii lewisi isolate Uvic-CL-2024 chromosome 11, UVic_Ocla_1.0, whole genome shotgun sequence, one region includes:
- the LOC139420711 gene encoding sonic hedgehog protein-like — translation MDEMLLLTRIVLVGLICLSLSVSSGMGCGPGRGYGRRRHPKKLTPLAYKQFIPNVAEKTLGASGRYEGKITRNSERFKELTPNYNTDIIFKDEENTGADRLMTQRCKDKLNSLAISVMNQWPGVKLRVTEGWDEDGHHFEESLHYEGRAVDITTSDRDKSKYGTLSRLAVEAGFDWVYYESKAHIHCSVKAENSVAAKSGGCFPGTASVTLKDGSRKAVKDLRVGDKVLGGNSDGDLAYSDFIMFMDQDSSTRRVFYVIETKEPAQKITLTAAHLLFVVNNSTDDLHSMSAVFASEVKPGQKVVVFDDLHNQLKSVTVGRIYMEEHEGSFAPVTVQGTIVVDQVLASCYAVIEDHNLAHWAFAPVRLSYWLSSLLSPKDYSMPNATLHEDGVHWYSKILYQLGTWLLDSHALHPLGMSINSS, via the exons ATGGACGAAATGCTGCTGTTGACGAGAATCGTTCTGGTCGGGTTGATCTGCTTGTCCTTGTCCGTGTCCTCTGGGATGGGCTGTGGACCGGGCAGGGGCTACGGTAGGAGAAGACATCCGAAGAAGCTGACACCTCTTGCGTACAAACAGTTCATCCCAAACGTCGCGGAGAAGACCCTAGGGGCCAGTGGCAGATACGAAGGGAAGATCACGCGGAACTCCGAGCGATTTAAAGAACTGACTCCCAATTACAATACTGACATTATCTTTAAGGATGAAGAGAACACTGGTGCGGACCGGCTCATGACTCAG AGATGTAAAGACAAGCTGAACTCCCTGGCGATCTCTGTCATGAACCAGTGGCCAGGGGTAAAGCTCCGCGTCACCGAGGGCTGGGACGAGGATGGGCACCATTTCGAAGAGTCGCTACACTACGAGGGAAGGGCAGTGGATATCACGACCTCCGATAGAGACAAGAGCAAATACGGCACGCTGTCCAGACTAGCAGTGGAGGCTGGGTTCGACTGGGTCTACTACGAGTCCAAGGCCCACATCCACTGTTCTGTCAAAGCAG AAAACTCAGTTGCTGCCAAATCAGGCGGCTGCTTCCCAGGCACTGCTTCGGTGACTCTCAAAGATGGAAGCAGGAAGGCAGTGAAAGACCTCAGAGTTGGCGACAAAGTGCTAGGTGGCAACAGTGATGGGGACCTCGCATACAGCGACTTCATCATGTTCATGGACCAGGACTCGTCAACTAGACGAGTATTTTATGTGATAGAGACTAAAGAACCGGCTCAGAAAATTACACTTACTGCTGCACATCTCCTCTTCGTGGTCAACAACtcaacggatgatctccacagcATGTCAGCAGTATTTGCGAGCGAAGTCAAACCTGGACAAAAGGTGGTTGTCTTTGATGATTTGCATAACCAACTGAAGTCAGTCACCGTGGGACGGATTTACATGGAGGAGCACGAGGGGTCCTTTGCGCCCGTGACTGTTCAAGGAACCATCGTTGTTGATCAGGTGCTTGCGTCATGTTACGCGGTAATTGAAGACCACAATCTAGCGCACTGGGCGTTTGCACCTGTCAGACTGAGCTACTGGCTGTCCTCGTTGCTATCCCCGAAAGACTACTCGATGCCCAACGCCACCTTACATGAGGACGGAGTGCACTGGTACTCCAAAATTCTATATCAATTAGGAACGTGGCTCTTGGATAGCCACGCGCTTCACCCTCTGGGGATGTCAATAAACTCAAGTTGA